Proteins from a single region of Palaemon carinicauda isolate YSFRI2023 chromosome 32, ASM3689809v2, whole genome shotgun sequence:
- the LOC137625312 gene encoding uncharacterized protein: MPKKKAWKRRLELRDIMKERHEQKRKLKLYEKEKMNIMVATPSCSGVTDEATSSATPDPLYESEDDLSDEDDIDYCVEDEGELDIQALNDTNSECVAEKSGAEIRKLLFAEYEKVHGLGEGSGGVEVNEECPVVLTSEQVIYEMAENMNCRDKKCNGSGELTINREYFDSDIKVTCNVCERVIYEKNSPRMNVTGHKRATVSPITTSIVYNTILDGTGYSGVRKLSGVLSVDLMSKTVYERNKEYVHSLGKNKYDALQKKVQWSVVEYYRKMNIHPDDNGVLDIDVIYDGTWMTRGHNSNIGAGIVVEACTGFVLDAEILSKFCYKCVVNENKLKRNEISQEEFEVVEATHKESKTCTRNFEKSSGMMEAEGAKKIWSRSISKYNFRYSVFVGDGDSSAYNAVIGLNNNEGPYGRNHRVKKEECINHFAKRLGSRLRNLRERLVNKVVTKTGKTRFHKYLRGKGKLSDTTIGHLVMCLSAAIRRAKSYDECDRLEKLRRDILATLLHVTSTDEAPDHSLCPDGERSWCFYKADISRGKEPRTHQQMKVKINLPPDVKHLLQEVYDSLTTDELLERCLKGRTQNINESFNGKLWAKCPKTKFQGLQRVIAAFQIVASEHNSGYEESSLVPQISGAPPGKAQAQQEKERLKQSLRGKIESKKVRKRLREPDQEEEQDDPGYKAGAF; the protein is encoded by the exons ATGCCTAAGAAAAAAGCATGGAAACGGAGGCTGGAACTGAGGGACATAATGAAAGAACGCCATGAacagaaaaggaaattgaaattatatgaaaaagagaaaatgaatattATGGTGGCAACACCTAGTTGTAGTGGTGTGACAGACGAGGCAACTTCCAGTGCTACGCCAGATCCTTTGTATGAGTCGGAGGACGATTTGTCAGATGAAGACGACATTGATTATTGTGTAGAAGACGAAGGAGAATTGGATATACAAGCCCTTAATGACACCAATAGTGAGTGTGTGGCAGAAAAATCGGGTGCAGAGATTAGAAAACTTTTGTTTGCTGAATACGAAAAAGTTCATGGTCTTGGGGAAGGTAGTGGGGGGGTTGAAGTGAACGAAGAGTGTCCTGTAGTGCTTACTAGCGAACAAGTAATATATGAAATGGCTGAGAACATGAATTGTCGTGATAAAAAATGTAATGGATCGGGAGAATTGACAATAAATAGGGAATATTTTGACAGTGATATAAAGGTTACCTGTAATGTTTGTGAACGGGTTATCTATGAAAAAAACTCCCCACGTATGAATGTGACTGGACACAAGAGAGCCACTGTTTCCCCTATAACCACTTCAATAGTGTATAATACGATATTGGATGGAACTGGGTATTCAGGTGTTCGAAAACTTAGTGGCGTATTGTCAGTGGACCTAATGAGTAAAACAGTTTATGAACGGAACAAGGAATATGTTCATAGTcttggaaaaaataaatatgatgcCCTTCAGAAGAAAGTTCAGTGGTCCGTTgttgaatattatagaaaaatgaATATTCATCCGGACGATAATGGAGTCCTTGACATTGATGTCATCTATGATGGCACCTGGATGACCAGAGGCCATAATTCCAATATTGGTGCAGGCATTGTTGTAGAGGCTTGCACGGGATTTGTGTTAGACGCTGAAATTTTGTCTAAATTCTGCTATAAGTGTGTGGTAAATGAAAACAAACTGAAGAGGAATGAAATCAGCCAAGAGGAATTTGAAGTGGTAGAGGCGACCCACAAAGAAAGCAAAACCTGTACAAGGAACTTTGAAAAGTCATCCGGTATGATGGAAGCTGAGGGAGCCAAAAAGATCTGGAGTCGGTCAATTAGCAAATATAATTTTAGGTATTCAGTCTTTGTTGGTGACGGAGATTCAAGTGCATATAATGCAGTTATAGGGCTAAATAACAATGAAGGGCCCTATGGAAGAAATCACCGTGTCAAGAAAGAGGAGTGCATAAATCATTTTGCCAAAAGACTCGGCTCTAGGTTGAGAAATCTGAGAGAAAGACTTGTGAATAAAGTTGTAACAAAAACTGGAAAAACTCGCTTCCATAAGTACTTGCGTGGCAAGGGAAAACTAAGTGACACCACTATAGGTCACCTAGTGATGTGTCTGAGTGCTGCCATACGGAGGGCTAAGAGCTATGATGAGTGTGACAGGCTGGAAAAACTGAGGAGGGATATTTTAGCTACCCTCCTCCATGTAACTAGTACAGATGAAGCACCGGACCACTCGCTGTGCCCCGATGGTGAAAGGTCTTGGTGTTTTTACAAGGCTGACATATCCCGTGGCAAGGAGCCAAGGACACACCAGCAGATGAAGGTGAAGATAAATCTCCCTCCTGATGTCAAGCATCTTTTGCAAGAGGTGTATGACAGCCTGACAACAGATGAGCTACTGGAAAGATGCTTGAAAGGAAGGACTCAGAACATAAATGAGTCTTTCAATGGAAAATTGTGGGCCAAGTGTCCCAAGACAAAATTCCAGGGTTTGCAGAGGGTCATTGCTGCATTTCAAATTGTTGCAAGTGAACACAATTCTGGTTATGAAGAAAGCTCTTTAGTCCCACAAATAAGTGGAGCACCTCcgg gAAAAGCACAGGCACAACAAGAGAAGGAGAGACTGAAGCAGAGTTTAAGAGGGAAAATAGAATCAAAGAAAGTAAGAAAACGCCTACGGGAGCCTGACCAGGAGGAAGAGCAGGATGATCCTGGATATAAGGCTGGGGCCTTTTAA